In Aegilops tauschii subsp. strangulata cultivar AL8/78 chromosome 3, Aet v6.0, whole genome shotgun sequence, one genomic interval encodes:
- the LOC109769963 gene encoding uncharacterized protein gives MASSMGGGNAGEGEWLKVAELRAMAEAQDPHVKEVDNLTLRRFLRARGHAVGKASAMLLKFVAWRREAVPGGVMLAELVRTELSHEMAYMAGADRAGRPVMLAFPAKHFSATRDMAGFKRYVVYLFDAMCARIPRGQEKFLCVVDLKGWGYANCDVRAYIAAIEILQSYYPERLGKALMIHVPYLFMKAWKVVQPFIDANTRDKFVFVDDKSLEETLRREMEDGQLPEMYGGKMPIVPLE, from the exons ATGGCGAGCAGCATGGGGGGAGGGAACGCAGGGGAAGGGGAGTGGCTCAAGGTCGCCGAGCTGAGGGCCATGGCGGAAGCCCAGGACCCGCATGTCAAG GAGGTGGACAACCTGACGCTCCGGCGGTTCCTGCGGGCGCGCGGCCATGCCGTCGGCAAGGCCTCGGCGATGCTCCTCAAGTTCGTGGCGTGGAGGCGGGAGGCCGTGCCCGGCGGCGTCATGTTGGCGGAGCTGGTGCGGACGGAGCTGTCGCACGAGATGGCCTACATGGCCGGAGCCGACCGCGCCGGCCGCCCCGTCATGCTCGCCTTCCCCGCCAAGCACTTCTCTGCCACCCGCGACATGGCCGGCTTCAAGC GCTATGTTGTCTACTTGTTCGACGCCATGTGTGCCAG GATCCCTAGAGggcaggagaagtttctgtgcgTCGTGGATCTAAAGGGGTGGGGGTACGCCAACTGCGACGTCCGCGCCTACATCGCGGCCATCGAGATCCTGCAGAGCTACTACCCGGAGAGGCTGGGCAAGGCGCTGATGATCCATGTGCCCTACCTGTTCATGAAGGCGTGGAAGGTGGTTCAGCCCTTCATCGACGCCAACACCAGGGACAAG TTCGTGTTCGTGGACGACAAGAGCTTGGAGGAGACGCTGCGGCGGGAGATGGAGGACGGCCAGCTCCCGGAGATGTACGGCGGGAAGATGCCCATTGTTCCCCTCGAGTAG
- the LOC109769961 gene encoding histone-lysine N-methyltransferase, H3 lysine-9 specific SUVH4, with product MEAMDSVAVMEVTPVPDPLFVGATPLIPAPPESELVLRRSARCLGRPRVPVYAEPQEPKQSTGRRGRPKKKRDEENQDPAPQVAAKVPRKTAKVEPKERKPMPVVGPEPVPADFTGAAAEDDALGTGKSAKLRVKETLRAFNSHYLHLVQEEQKRAQAVIQEIAAKGAAKNKDGKKGGEGEAKEKRPSKRPDLKAITKMQENNSFLYTEKVLGPIPGIDVGDQFYSRAEMVVLGIHSHWLNGIDYMGMKYQEKKEYENFTFPMATCIVMSGIYEDDLDKADEIIYTGQGGNDLLGNHRQIGSQQLNRGNLALKNSKDNGNLIRVIRGHVAKNSYTGKIYTYDGLYKVVDDWVQKGVQGHVVYKYKLKRLEGQPSLTTTEVRFTRAEAPRKISELPGLVCDDISGGQENIPIPATNVVDDPPVPPSGFVYSKSLKISKGIKIPSDCAGCDCEGDCANNKNCSCAQLNGSDLPYVSFKNIGRLVEPKAVVFECGANCSCNRNCVNRTSQQGLQHRLEVFKTASKGWGVRTWDTILPGAPICEYVGVLKRTEEVDGLLHNNYIFDIDCLQTMKGLDGREKRAGSDMNMPSLHAENDSEAPPAPEYCIDAGSIGSFARFINHSCNPNLFVQCVLTNHHDVKLAKVMLFAADTILPLQELCYDYGYVLNSVVSPDGKIVKLPCCCGAPDCRKRLY from the exons ATGGAGGCGATGGATTCGGTCGCCGTGATGGAGGTGACCCCGGTCCCGGACCCGCTCTTCGTCGGCGCCACTCCCCTGATCCCGGCGCCACCGGAGTCGGAGCTCGTTCTGCGGCGCAGCGCCCGCTGCCTCGGCAGGCCACGCGTCCCAGTCTACGCGGAGCCGCAGGAGCCCAAGCAGTCGACCGGCCGCCGGGGCCGCCCTAAGAAGAAGAGGGATGAGGAGAACCAGGACCCGGCTCCGCAGGTCGCGGCCAAGGTGCCCCGGAAGACCGCCAAGGTCGAGCCAAAGGAGAGGAAGCCGATGCCGGTGGTTGGGCCGGAACCGGTTCCTGCTGATTTCACCGGAGCTGCCGCGGAGGACGACGCCCTGGGCACCGGGAAGAGTGCCAAGCTGCGGGTCAAGGAAACCTTGCGTGCCTTCAACAGCCACTATCTCCACCTTGTCCAG GAAGAGCAGAAAAGAGCACAGGCTGTCATACAGGAGATTGCAGCCAAAGGAGCTGCCAAAAATAAG GATGGCAAGAAAGGCGGCGAAGGTGAGGCCAAAGAAAAGCGCCCATCAAAGCGGCCTGATTTGAAAGCAATTACAAAG ATGCAAGAGAACAACTCTTTTCTTTATACGGAGAAGGTGTTAGGGCCAATACCAG GGATTGACGTCGGGGATCAGTTTTATTCTCGTGCGGAGATGGTTGTCTTGGGAATTCACAGCCATTGGCTGAACGGAATTGACTATATGGGTATGAAATACCAAGAAAAG AAGGAGTACGAGAACTTCACTTTCCCCATGGCAACTTGCATCGTCATGTCAGGGATATATGAAGATGATCTGGACAAGGCTGATGAAATTATTTATACTGGTCAGGGAGGAAATGATTTACTTGGCAACCATCGCCAAATTGGTTCTCAACAACTGAACCGTGGAAATTTGGCATTGAAG AATAGCAAGGATAATGGCAATCTGATACGAGTTATTAGAGGTCACGTGGCCAAGAATAGCTACACCGGCAAAATCTACACATATGATGGCTTGTACAAG GTTGTAGATGACTGGGTGCAGAAGGGAGTACAAGGACATGTGGTATACAAGTATAAATTGAAGAGGCTTGAGGGTCAGCCGTCGTTGACAACCACTGAG GTGCGATTCACTCGTGCGGAAGCTCCAAGAAAGATTTCTGAATTACCTGG GTTGGTTTGTGATGACATCTCTGGAGGACAGGAGAACATTCCAATTCCTGCTACTAATGTGGTCGATGACCCACCTGTTCCTCCATCTG GTTTTGTGTACTCCAAATCACTAAAAATCTCAAAAGGCATAAAGATTCCATCTGATTGTGCTGGCTGTGACTGTGAAGGCGATTGTGCTAATAACAAAAATTGTTCATGCGCTCAACTTAACGGCTCAGATTTGCCGTATGTATCATTTAAGAATATTGGCAG GTTGGTGGAGCCCAAAGCAGTTGTATTCGAGTGTGGTGCTAACTGCAGCTGCAATCGAAACTGTGTCAATAGAACATCTCAACAAGGGCTGCAACATCGCCTAGAG GTGTTCAAGACGGCTTCCAAAGGATGGGGCGTTAGGACCTGGGACACGATCCTCCCGGGGGCTCCAATCTGTGAGTATGTTGGGGTGTTGAAGAGGACTGAGGAAGTGGATGGTTTGCTACATAACAACTACATATTTGACATTGATTGTCTTCAAACTATGAAGGGTTTAGATGGACGGGAG AAAAGGGCAGGGTctgatatgaatatgccatcactTCACGCTGAGAATGATTCCGAGGCACCACCGGCACCGGAGTACTGCATAGATGCTGGCTCTATTGGAAGTTTCGCAAGGTTCATAAACCACAGCTGTAACCCTAACCTCTTCGTCCAGTGTGTCCTAACCAATCACCACGACGTCAAGCTAGCCAAGGTGATGCTTTTTGCTGCTGACACGATACTTCCACTTCAG GAGCTCTGCTACGACTACGGCTATGTCCTGAACAGCGTCGTTTCTCCGGATGGTAAAATTGTCAAGCTGCCATGCTGCTGTGGTGCCCCAGACTGCCGCAAGCGACTCTACTAG
- the LOC109769990 gene encoding trihelix transcription factor ASR3-like, giving the protein MMSANGDSPAGAAVTTPRSRLPRWTRHETLVLIQAKRVTEQRAAQPVRLKWAVVSAYCRRHGVERGPMQCRKRWGNLSWDLKKIVAWEKKHAAAAATGDADSAAPERESFWDMRGEQRRARQLPSSFDREVYDAIVGAANQLKPDSAEEMELADDADEHPPSPMMVMPIQARMYVPPASSQSQHECSDPATESAKKPASDKNSTSQQDSEATFGAGVGAEDTDTATATPTAAAGTTSMGRQMSEALERGNRLLAEQLEAQRANWDADREHRRALLAAVNKLADAAARIAERL; this is encoded by the exons ATGATGTCTGCCAACGGCGACTCTCCGGCCGGCGCTGCCGTGACGACGCCGAGGTCGCGGCTGCCGCGGTGGACGCGGCATGAGACTTTGGTGCTGATCCAGGCGAAGCGCGTCACGGAGCAGCGGGCCGCGCAGCCGGTGCGGCTCAAGTGGGCGGTGGTGTCGGCCTACTGCCGGCGGCACGGCGTGGAGCGCGGGCCCATGCAGTGCCGCAAGCGCTGGGGCAACCTCTCGTGGGACCTCAAGAAGATCGTCGCCTGGGAGAAgaagcacgccgccgccgccgccacgggcGACGCGGACTCGGCGGCGCCGGAGCGCGAGTCGTTCTGGGACATGCGCGGGGAGCAGCGGCGCGCCAGGCAGCTGCCGTCGTCGTTCGACCGGGAGGTCTACGACGCTATCGTCGGCGCCGCCAACCAGCTGAAGCCGGACTCCGCCGAGGAGATGGAGCTCGCCGACGACGCCGACGAGCACCCGCCGTCGCCGATGATGGTCATGCCCATCCAAG CGAGAATGTACgtgccgccggcctcctcccagTCCCAGCACGAGTGCTCCGATCCGGCGACGGAGAGCGCCAAGAAGCCGGCGTCGGACAAGAACTCCACGTCGCAGCAGGACAGCGAGGCCACGTTCGGCGCTGGAGTCGGGGCGGAGGACACGGACACGGCGACGGCGACGCCAACGGCAGCGGCGGGGACGACGAGCATGGGGAGGCAGATGTCGGAGGCGCTGGAGAGGGGCAACCGTTTGCTGGCGGAGCAGCTGGAGGCGCAGAGGGCGAACTGGGACGCGGACAGGGAGCACCGGAGGGCGCTCCTCGCCGCCGTCAACAagctcgccgacgccgccgccaggATCGCCGAGAGGCTCTGA
- the LOC109769989 gene encoding acyl transferase 4 gives MTSSSTLTVTKSPPALIPPAGPTPRGTLSLSSIDKTVAGSGFVCLIQVFSPPSLSAARRDLGAAAAVAAMRDGFARALVPYYPVAGRIAPSGLAVDCTGEGIWFVEAAASCVLADVDGLECCPLPIPQQLLLPRPPPGEKLDGLIFMVQATRFTCGGFAVGIIFRHAVFDGQGAAQFLTAVGELARGLKAPSVAPVWDRDTIPDAPSPLPGQVTEFRLVTQVADISAESIARVKDEFKQASAASTGEVCSTFDAVTAIVFKCRTLALASALPDDDAEVRVAFAVSTRRLLRGVLPIPTVEGYYGNCVFLACVARTGKAVREAALAEVVGAVREAKEAVPARFAGWMRGVEQYDVPPLDYSTVTLSDWSRLGFDEVDYGFGAPGYVSPLNDHNNFIVQLHYVRPPPPRRGGVRVVLRCVEEPHAAAFAVELAKFA, from the coding sequence ATGACCAGCAGTAGCACGCTCACTGTTACCAAATCGCCGCCGGCGCTCATCCCGCCGGCGGGGCCCACTCCCCGCGGCACACTCTCGCTCTCCTCCATCGACAAGACCGTCGCCGGCTCCGGCTTCGTGTGCCTTATCCAGGTGTTTTCCCCTCCCTCGCTCTCCGCCGCCCGCAGAGACCTGGGCGCCGCCGCGGCCGTGGCCGCAATGCGTGATGGATTCGCGAGGGCGCTTGTACCGTACTACCCAGTGGCCGGACGAATCGCCCCAAGCGGCCTCGCGGTGGATTGCACCGGCGAGGGCATCTGGTTCGTGGAGGCCGCCGCGAGCTGCGTGCTCGCCGACGTGGACGGCCTCGAGTGCTGCCCGCTTCCCATCCCACAGCAGCTCCTCCTCCCGCGCCCTCCCCCCGGCGAGAAGCTCGACGGCCTCATCTTCATGGTCCAGGCGACGAGGTTCACCTGCGGTGGCTTCGCCGTCGGGATCATCTTCAGGCACGCGGTGTTCGACGGGCAGGGGGCGGCGCAGTTTCTGACGGCGGTCGGGGAGCTAGCGCGGGGGCTCAAGGCACCGTCGGTAGCTCCGGTATGGGACCGCGACACGATCCCAGACGCCCCGAGCCCGCTGCCGGGGCAGGTCACGGAGTTCAGGCTCGTGACCCAGGTGGCCGACATCTCGGCGGAGAGTATCGCGCGCGTCAAGGACGAGTTCAAGCAAGCTTCCGCGGCATCGACGGGGGAGGTTTGCTCCACCTTCGACGCGGTGACGGCCATCGTGTTCAAGTGCCGCACGCTGGCGCTGGCGTCGGCGCTCCCAGACGACGACGCCGAGGTCCGGGTGGCCTTCGCTGTCAGCACCCGTCGCCTTCTCCGCGGCGTGCTGCCGATACCGACGGTGGAGGGATACTACGGCAACTGCGTATTCCTGGCGTGCGTCGCTAGGACGGGCAAGGCCGTCCGGGAGGCGGCGCTGGCGGAGGTGGTCGGCGCGGTACGGGAGGCGAAGGAGGCGGTCCCCGCTCGGTTCGCGGGCTGGATGCGCGGCGTCGAGCAGTACGACGTGCCGCCGCTGGACTACAGCACGGTGACGTTGTCGGACTGGAGCCGTCTCGGCTTCGACGAGGTGGACTACGGCTTCGGCGCGCCCGGATACGTGTCCCCGCTCAACGACCACAACAACTTCATCGTGCAGCTCCACTACGTCAGGCCGCCACCGCCCAGGCGTGGAGGCGTCCGGGTGGTCCTCCGCTGCGTCGAGGAGCCTCATGCCGCCGCTTTCGCCGTCGAGCTCGCCAAGTTCGCCTAG